A genome region from Penaeus chinensis breed Huanghai No. 1 chromosome 15, ASM1920278v2, whole genome shotgun sequence includes the following:
- the LOC125032825 gene encoding uncharacterized histidine-rich protein DDB_G0274557-like: MAHANDESLSLPHSPDPYLRMSLHPQQCHLRSNTTPLNCQHHLHSQGNHCQHHRHSQRNHCQPPAATTTLTPHPHPSPLPHHRWSTRQHQSPPPPSPTTTPPHHQHQTVTRSILVP, from the coding sequence ATGGCCCATGCCAATGATGAATCCTTGTCACTACCACACTCACCCGATCCGTATCTCCGTATGAGTCTCCACCCACAACAGTGCCACCTCCGTTCCAACACAACACCACTGAACTGCCAACACCACCTTCACTCACAGGGCAACCACTGCCAACACCACCGTCACTCACAGCGCAACCACTGCCAACCTCCTGCTGCCACCACCACGcttaccccccacccacacccctcccccctcccccaccaccgctGGAGCACCCGCCAACACCAgtcaccaccacctccctcgccgaccacaacaccaccacaccatcaacaCCAAACCGTAACACGCAGCATCCTTGTCCCCTGA